From a region of the Archangium lipolyticum genome:
- a CDS encoding glutathione binding-like protein has product MLEERMKGREYIVGNTFTAADVVLGGVLYLAHRVGQLGDELPTRKAYSARLMARPAAKKCYGGYPLEHRMV; this is encoded by the coding sequence GTGCTTGAGGAGCGCATGAAGGGCCGCGAGTACATCGTCGGCAACACCTTCACCGCGGCTGACGTTGTGCTGGGCGGCGTGCTTTACTTGGCCCACCGGGTCGGGCAGCTCGGAGATGAGCTGCCCACGCGGAAGGCCTACTCCGCCCGGCTGATGGCGCGCCCCGCCGCAAAAAAGTGCTACGGCGGATATCCCCTAGAACACCGAATGGTTTGA
- a CDS encoding RiPP maturation radical SAM C-methyltransferase, which produces MRVALVVMPLAAVNRPSLAAGLLQAAVKHRGIECHTKYFNVLLWKMLGAESYSFFCHEAPMTALAGEWAFSQAFYGRRGSAREAYAREVLDQPVWGLAPEKRTHVWALEELAPLFLRVAFESCDWGQYDLVGFTSTFEQTMPSLCLAKMIRERYPHVKLAAGGANFEADMGRQYMEHFEFLDYVATSEADTSFPQLCENLRDGRDEIPAGFLYRRGGAVHQSPRSRGSGSPELDALPTPDYEDYFRVMHTSAPQLAQGMWLPVEASRGCWWGARSHCTFCGLNGETMAFRRKSTRRVQEETEEIARRYGPIPLQFADNILGMDYFKDLLPYWAEQPARTEKFFEIKSNLKRRQVKQLRAAGITHVQAGVESVTDGILRVMRKGVTGAQNVALLRWCQEAGVESLWNVLYGFPQEDLDDYERTLSLLRKMVHLRPPDAVSPIRLDRFSPNHARWREHGFTRIAPMPAYRHIFPFPQETLEALAYYFDYEHPQFGQVLERGAALNAFCREWKERHQRRESGELAVRPHWQGGFVLIDSRFTVSPRSERLSAEALALLLACDAPASREQALRAVAGDSRSVDPTPVLERLIEQGVIASIGSLLVTLAILPEQLRAEELESTQKSPHGGEMSQQTKYLLTVDATGAVVKLERLGEAGDLTEVPLSTLGGFQHAATAVQAQPQPMVVNIYLGGQVQGGAALSVQPMQGGEAQVSFGPGSNARLTGPGGPGGIPSTLTGPGGPGGIPSTLGGSAGPAGTTNPGAGLAGPKGPGVGLQ; this is translated from the coding sequence ATGAGAGTCGCCTTGGTCGTGATGCCCCTTGCTGCGGTGAACCGTCCAAGCCTCGCCGCGGGGCTGCTACAGGCGGCCGTCAAGCACCGAGGCATCGAGTGCCACACCAAGTACTTCAACGTCCTGCTGTGGAAGATGCTCGGGGCAGAGAGCTACTCCTTCTTCTGCCACGAGGCGCCAATGACGGCACTGGCGGGAGAGTGGGCCTTCTCCCAGGCTTTCTACGGACGCCGGGGCTCGGCGAGGGAGGCCTACGCACGCGAGGTTCTCGACCAGCCCGTGTGGGGACTGGCTCCCGAGAAGCGAACACACGTGTGGGCGCTGGAAGAGCTGGCACCCCTGTTCCTGCGGGTGGCCTTCGAGTCCTGTGACTGGGGGCAATACGACCTGGTTGGCTTCACCAGCACCTTCGAGCAGACGATGCCCTCGCTCTGCCTGGCGAAGATGATCCGCGAGCGGTACCCGCACGTGAAGCTGGCGGCGGGCGGCGCGAACTTCGAAGCGGACATGGGCCGGCAGTACATGGAGCACTTCGAGTTCCTCGACTACGTGGCCACCAGCGAAGCGGACACTTCCTTCCCCCAGCTCTGCGAGAACCTGCGCGACGGACGCGACGAGATCCCCGCGGGATTCCTCTACCGGAGGGGCGGCGCGGTCCACCAGTCACCTCGGAGCCGAGGCTCGGGCTCGCCGGAGCTCGATGCGCTGCCGACGCCCGATTACGAGGACTACTTCCGGGTCATGCACACCAGCGCGCCGCAACTGGCCCAGGGGATGTGGCTGCCGGTGGAGGCCTCTCGCGGCTGCTGGTGGGGGGCCCGCTCCCACTGCACCTTCTGCGGCCTCAACGGCGAGACGATGGCCTTCCGCCGCAAGAGCACGCGCCGGGTGCAGGAGGAGACGGAGGAGATCGCCCGGCGCTATGGCCCCATTCCCCTTCAGTTCGCCGACAACATCCTCGGGATGGACTACTTCAAGGATCTCCTTCCCTACTGGGCGGAGCAGCCCGCGCGGACGGAGAAGTTCTTCGAGATCAAATCCAACCTGAAGCGCCGTCAGGTGAAGCAGCTCCGCGCCGCGGGTATCACGCACGTCCAGGCCGGAGTCGAGAGCGTCACGGACGGGATACTGCGGGTGATGCGCAAGGGCGTCACCGGCGCGCAGAACGTCGCGCTGCTGCGCTGGTGTCAGGAAGCCGGCGTGGAGTCGCTCTGGAATGTCCTCTACGGGTTCCCCCAGGAGGATCTGGACGACTACGAGCGGACGCTCTCCCTGCTGCGGAAGATGGTGCATCTGCGGCCGCCCGACGCGGTGTCCCCCATCCGGCTGGACCGCTTCAGCCCCAACCACGCGCGCTGGCGAGAGCACGGGTTCACCCGGATTGCCCCGATGCCCGCCTACCGGCACATCTTCCCCTTCCCGCAGGAGACACTGGAGGCGCTGGCCTACTACTTCGACTACGAGCACCCCCAGTTCGGGCAGGTGCTCGAGAGGGGTGCGGCGCTGAATGCCTTCTGTCGGGAGTGGAAGGAGCGGCACCAGCGGCGCGAGAGCGGCGAGCTGGCCGTCAGGCCACACTGGCAGGGCGGGTTCGTCCTCATCGACAGCCGATTCACCGTCTCTCCCCGCAGCGAGCGGCTGTCCGCGGAGGCCCTGGCACTGCTGCTGGCATGTGACGCGCCGGCCTCGCGCGAGCAGGCGCTCCGCGCAGTGGCTGGTGACTCGCGGTCCGTGGATCCCACACCGGTGCTGGAGCGGCTCATCGAGCAGGGCGTCATTGCCAGCATCGGCTCTCTTCTTGTCACCCTGGCGATACTGCCGGAGCAGCTGCGAGCGGAAGAGCTCGAGAGCACACAGAAGTCACCGCATGGAGGCGAGATGTCTCAACAGACGAAGTACCTGCTGACCGTCGACGCGACGGGAGCAGTCGTGAAATTGGAGCGGTTGGGAGAGGCTGGCGATCTCACGGAAGTTCCCCTGAGCACGCTCGGAGGGTTCCAGCACGCGGCTACGGCTGTCCAGGCTCAGCCTCAGCCAATGGTCGTGAACATCTACCTGGGCGGCCAGGTCCAGGGAGGCGCTGCCCTCTCCGTCCAGCCGATGCAGGGCGGTGAGGCACAGGTCTCCTTCGGGCCAGGCTCGAACGCGCGGCTCACGGGCCCCGGAGGACCGGGAGGCATCCCCTCGACGCTGACCGGCCCCGGAGGACCGGGAGGCATCCCCTCGACGCTGGGAGGATCAGCAGGCCCTGCGGGCACTACCAACCCGGGCGCGGGCCTTGCCGGGCCCAAGGGTCCCGGGGTTGGCTTGCAGTAA
- a CDS encoding exonuclease/endonuclease/phosphatase family protein — MPGLKAVTHSFVTAWIALGSLIWALDASAALKVASWNIQIFNSTRAQNADIMKVVVDTIKQYDLVLVQEIRDGTDTTTTLLNQVNAATGNAYGILVSNRLGRMAAKQQYAYLYKKSALKVVDSYHYADADDLFAREPFVARFSTTQATVKNFFVVPINTDPASAVKEVGALVKVYDDAVKRWTIQNGVIMGNMNAGCAYFAKKHWATNPLRTDPRFSWLIGDDINTTVGKADCPYDRAVVAGDKMRANTAQARTAYLTERFNLSLDAMKLVSDHYPIEFVIK, encoded by the coding sequence ATGCCTGGCCTGAAGGCCGTCACACACTCCTTTGTCACCGCATGGATCGCCCTCGGCTCGTTGATATGGGCCCTGGACGCGTCGGCGGCCCTGAAAGTAGCGAGCTGGAACATCCAGATCTTCAACTCGACCAGGGCGCAGAACGCGGACATCATGAAGGTCGTCGTGGACACCATCAAGCAGTACGACCTCGTCCTCGTGCAGGAAATCCGGGACGGGACCGACACCACGACGACTCTCCTGAACCAGGTCAACGCCGCGACGGGCAACGCATACGGCATCCTCGTGAGCAACCGTCTGGGTCGGATGGCAGCGAAGCAGCAATATGCCTATCTTTACAAGAAGAGCGCGCTCAAGGTGGTCGACAGCTACCACTATGCCGACGCCGACGACCTCTTCGCGCGTGAGCCGTTCGTCGCCAGGTTCAGCACCACCCAGGCGACCGTGAAGAACTTCTTCGTCGTTCCGATCAACACGGACCCCGCGTCGGCGGTCAAGGAGGTCGGAGCCCTGGTCAAGGTCTACGACGACGCCGTGAAGCGCTGGACCATCCAGAACGGCGTGATCATGGGGAACATGAACGCAGGATGCGCCTATTTCGCCAAGAAACACTGGGCGACGAATCCCTTGCGCACGGACCCTCGGTTCTCCTGGCTCATCGGGGACGACATCAACACCACCGTCGGTAAGGCGGATTGCCCTTACGACCGAGCCGTCGTGGCAGGCGATAAGATGCGCGCGAATACCGCGCAGGCTCGCACCGCGTATCTGACCGAGAGGTTCAACCTATCCCTAGACGCCATGAAGCTCGTGAGCGACCACTATCCGATCGAGTTCGTCATCAAATGA
- a CDS encoding right-handed parallel beta-helix repeat-containing protein, with protein sequence MWLVFTALQTSCSGQVEPQTRDDADALALQSTRQEVVNVTTAGAAQAADLAFLASGTSLRTFYVSKSGSNTDCLSRATACRTLTRALSLMTRPGDKVIVVGASTPYSESVSINPDRGGTAANPKYILGETSNGYRAVIAPSNGAALSFNSSYWVVDNLTIDCQGAVGPGVHVLSSNFLNRTPTSAHHVALRNLRISRCQSSAIELRYAEDVLVEGSELTNNRKTDTTGYRLGSHGVTLNKGTKRVLLRNNKATGNSGDGVQCQGREQESDLDAYWDVRDLTIESNEFANNDENAVDIKSCQGVSIIGANYFHDHKAEEDIEAEPRLSAKSCGGSAILLHYAAQRVLIEGAQLAWSGRGITVGNEYFEVTDVAIRRNELYGMNQTRWQTPKGLWRVNCGDGIAVNRGSRIDIYHNTLKDIAHSGILVGHDTYYRGDASGPNTVLGPANAVRAWNNILSDVKGLPAVNRLNGTQLAGTEGGFLDYNVDNTPGRYSDYNLYHGARAALFRRSAGLTATTQTSALVNLATWRAQTGMDPAPTSLEADPRLVHGNVSTSSGWRYRWHIQLGQGSFALDSALVDAGNTGTHCAGGPDRGAYESDCNAGGGSGVFKAADGSCLSISEDAVSVDSTCSPYSSQVQNAELQLETVAENGCPVRGGADAPLTPLVPGYCNPNMPSPESSTWYYWATLGNELSECLFNERHYPQGDAEIHLGRCDDVPSVFRFDRGQIYVQPRDSLVPRGDCIYYDPYGYDEVAVDEYGCWRPSEWEVRSDGSIYNVSAGRCLATDWQYGLVMADCDGHPSQMWSWSGTLRSPGGHCVETYDTPEGTRLRLNACDDSAAQQWSYVGLD encoded by the coding sequence GTGTGGCTGGTTTTCACGGCGCTACAGACCTCCTGCTCGGGGCAGGTCGAGCCCCAGACGCGAGATGACGCGGACGCGCTGGCTCTCCAGAGCACCCGACAGGAGGTAGTCAACGTAACCACCGCGGGTGCGGCACAAGCCGCGGACCTCGCCTTCCTCGCCAGCGGCACGTCCTTACGGACCTTCTACGTGAGCAAGAGCGGTAGCAACACGGACTGTCTGTCCAGGGCCACGGCCTGCCGTACGCTCACCCGGGCCCTCTCCTTGATGACCCGGCCGGGCGACAAGGTCATCGTGGTGGGAGCGTCGACGCCCTATTCCGAATCCGTTTCGATCAACCCCGACCGCGGTGGCACCGCCGCGAATCCCAAGTACATCCTCGGCGAGACGTCGAACGGGTACCGCGCGGTGATCGCCCCGTCGAACGGAGCGGCCCTCTCCTTCAACTCGTCCTACTGGGTCGTCGACAACCTCACCATTGATTGTCAGGGGGCCGTCGGCCCCGGTGTGCATGTCCTGTCGTCCAATTTCCTCAACCGCACGCCCACCTCGGCGCATCACGTCGCCCTCCGGAACCTGCGGATCTCCCGGTGCCAGAGCTCCGCCATCGAGCTCCGGTACGCGGAGGATGTCCTGGTCGAGGGCAGCGAGCTCACCAACAACCGGAAGACCGACACCACCGGCTACCGCCTGGGCTCCCATGGTGTCACGCTGAACAAGGGCACGAAGCGGGTGCTGCTCCGCAACAACAAGGCCACGGGCAATTCCGGCGATGGAGTCCAGTGCCAGGGACGTGAGCAGGAGAGCGACCTCGACGCCTACTGGGACGTCCGCGACCTCACCATCGAGAGCAACGAGTTCGCCAACAACGACGAGAACGCGGTCGACATCAAGTCCTGCCAGGGCGTCTCCATCATCGGCGCGAACTACTTCCATGACCACAAGGCGGAAGAGGACATCGAGGCCGAGCCCAGGTTGAGCGCGAAGTCCTGCGGAGGGAGCGCCATCCTCCTCCACTATGCCGCCCAACGGGTCCTCATCGAGGGAGCGCAGCTCGCCTGGAGTGGAAGGGGCATCACCGTGGGCAACGAGTACTTCGAGGTCACGGACGTCGCCATCCGGCGCAATGAGCTCTACGGCATGAACCAGACCCGGTGGCAGACTCCCAAGGGGCTCTGGCGGGTCAACTGCGGTGATGGAATCGCCGTCAACCGTGGCTCGCGCATTGACATCTACCACAACACCCTGAAGGACATCGCCCACTCGGGCATCCTCGTGGGACACGACACCTACTACCGCGGCGATGCGAGCGGACCGAACACGGTCCTGGGCCCGGCGAATGCGGTGCGTGCCTGGAACAACATCCTCTCGGACGTGAAAGGACTGCCCGCCGTCAACCGCTTGAATGGGACGCAGCTCGCCGGAACGGAGGGAGGGTTCCTCGACTACAACGTCGACAATACGCCGGGCCGGTACAGTGATTACAACCTCTATCACGGGGCGCGGGCCGCCCTCTTCCGGCGCTCGGCGGGGCTGACCGCCACGACCCAGACGTCCGCGCTCGTGAACCTGGCCACCTGGCGGGCGCAGACAGGAATGGACCCTGCCCCCACCAGCCTCGAAGCGGATCCCCGGTTGGTCCATGGCAATGTCTCCACCAGCAGTGGTTGGCGGTATCGCTGGCACATCCAGTTGGGTCAGGGCTCGTTCGCCCTCGACAGCGCCCTCGTCGATGCCGGAAACACCGGGACGCACTGCGCTGGCGGTCCAGACCGTGGCGCCTACGAGAGCGATTGCAACGCGGGCGGGGGCAGCGGCGTGTTCAAGGCGGCGGACGGGAGCTGCCTCTCCATCAGTGAGGATGCCGTCTCCGTCGATAGCACCTGCTCGCCCTACTCCTCACAGGTCCAGAACGCGGAGCTCCAGCTCGAGACGGTCGCGGAGAACGGGTGCCCTGTCCGGGGTGGAGCGGATGCGCCCCTGACCCCCTTGGTTCCCGGCTACTGCAACCCGAACATGCCGTCTCCCGAGTCCTCCACCTGGTATTACTGGGCGACGCTTGGCAACGAGTTGAGCGAATGCCTCTTCAACGAGCGACACTACCCGCAGGGCGATGCCGAAATCCACCTGGGCAGGTGTGATGACGTTCCCTCCGTCTTCAGGTTCGACAGGGGACAGATCTACGTACAGCCCCGGGACAGCCTCGTGCCTCGTGGTGATTGCATCTACTACGACCCGTACGGATACGACGAGGTGGCGGTGGATGAGTATGGCTGCTGGCGCCCGTCCGAATGGGAGGTGCGGAGTGATGGCTCGATCTACAATGTCTCCGCGGGAAGGTGCCTGGCCACGGATTGGCAGTACGGTCTGGTCATGGCGGACTGCGACGGCCACCCCTCCCAGATGTGGTCCTGGTCCGGCACCCTCCGCAGCCCCGGTGGCCACTGCGTGGAGACCTACGACACCCCCGAGGGGACCCGGCTGCGCCTCAACGCCTGTGACGACTCCGCGGCCCAGCAATGGAGCTACGTGGGCCTGGACTGA
- a CDS encoding HEAT repeat domain-containing protein, with protein MRGRNVLLLLLAASVALGGVGRAAVDHAEESYVRGLFAALDDADDEVVAWTLVTLVEDVEAVPQVREQLQDFLQSPRATRAMRAGRGNLWKAVLITQGTLGEASADTVRSLVGLLWVEQAGRIRQATERALGKMGEVTRTQASVLVEMLKDPDASVRQSAQTVLKNMGAAAREQAPLFGEMLKDPDDSVRQTAAEILGKMGEAAREQVPLLGEMLKDPHWKVRWIAARALGDMGAAAREQAPRLSTLLEDPDENVRQAAARALENMGESPGAQVPRLDSLPNLGSLSSLEALVEDQDPEVREGMRMIQEEGREMVGLPLSELAAKTAQGLKDPDPAVRMGTLAGLSIMGEDAKAQVPRIVELLRDPDGDVRGEAAMALGELGVREQIPRIGEMLEDAHPSARAGAARALGQLGAREYASRIIMRLDEDPMLLDEDPMLLDEDVILGLSAEWEALVAMGPLKLEDVALLASVKGRNPAGRPMWLALAHGLGGGEPQVERVLRWLGWRLSTTLPRKKELSLEEARATLRAFAELWSYAKRFPLLEEDLSRQIAQVALFGRGRWQEKDRALLELHEKNLRDSQPTRAASVHTALDSIHRLSAVPRVVGWAWAAHAGFWLLLIFFYPRSAQVQAVFFWNPWVRRILGFGYVGVLLTWLPFLRRRLLGPFHRLLLADADLGRFSPAAYFERSEVCVVATGQRKPLLHALPRLRGQVVLEGASGLGKSMFIKYLLSGSNALAVYLPAERCKQGVLEAIQAKLEGHARDTSFLQSIIYSGALDIYIDGLNEVAADTRARIVQFVEPKFHGNILLVTQRMEWTPPATASLYELQSLTEEQVREFLLSREPLLEGSARLRGATYLAACENFLLLALSPTPRQSEELRRSLLEVLSNPMDLTVVARMLAEGHPPDLFRLQQQQYELMARDYQEVNLEEFPLEAFAEEAYRMKLEDRGAIAEEKFGKELLRMEAFKMVVRREWKGADGMEGREWHFRHDKLQDFFIAQTFLGPGNARIIEHVDDPRFRGVYFLLAKLLPPEKARELQDQLVARAAETHDHTVSDEFVKLVEARRRVERVRTPSQGASDSGAPAP; from the coding sequence ATGCGCGGACGAAACGTGTTGCTGCTGTTGCTCGCCGCGAGTGTGGCACTCGGTGGCGTGGGGCGGGCGGCCGTGGACCACGCGGAGGAGTCCTACGTCCGGGGACTGTTCGCGGCCCTGGATGACGCCGACGACGAGGTGGTGGCCTGGACCCTGGTGACACTGGTCGAGGACGTGGAGGCTGTTCCCCAGGTCCGCGAGCAGCTCCAGGACTTCCTCCAATCGCCCCGCGCGACGCGGGCGATGCGCGCGGGACGCGGGAATCTCTGGAAGGCAGTCCTCATCACCCAGGGGACCTTGGGCGAGGCCTCCGCGGACACGGTCCGGAGCCTCGTCGGCCTGCTGTGGGTGGAGCAAGCCGGGAGGATCCGTCAGGCCACGGAGCGGGCCCTGGGGAAGATGGGGGAGGTCACCCGGACGCAAGCCTCCGTCCTCGTCGAGATGCTGAAGGATCCGGACGCCTCGGTCCGTCAATCCGCGCAGACGGTCTTGAAGAACATGGGAGCGGCCGCCCGGGAGCAGGCCCCCCTCTTCGGCGAGATGCTGAAGGATCCGGACGACTCGGTCCGTCAGACAGCGGCGGAGATCCTGGGCAAGATGGGAGAGGCCGCCCGGGAGCAGGTCCCCCTTCTCGGAGAGATGCTGAAGGACCCGCACTGGAAGGTCCGTTGGATCGCGGCGCGCGCTCTGGGGGACATGGGAGCGGCGGCCCGGGAGCAGGCCCCCCGCTTGAGCACACTGCTTGAGGATCCGGACGAGAATGTCCGTCAGGCCGCAGCGCGAGCCTTGGAGAACATGGGCGAGTCCCCCGGAGCGCAGGTCCCCCGCCTCGACTCGCTTCCCAACCTCGGCTCGCTTTCCAGCCTTGAGGCGCTGGTGGAGGACCAGGATCCGGAGGTCCGTGAGGGCATGCGAATGATCCAGGAGGAAGGGAGGGAGATGGTGGGTCTTCCGCTTAGCGAGCTCGCCGCGAAGACGGCCCAGGGCTTGAAGGACCCGGACCCGGCGGTCCGCATGGGCACGCTGGCCGGGCTGTCAATCATGGGCGAGGACGCGAAGGCACAGGTTCCCCGCATCGTCGAGCTGCTGAGGGACCCGGACGGTGATGTTCGTGGGGAGGCTGCGATGGCGTTGGGAGAGCTGGGTGTCCGGGAGCAGATCCCCCGTATCGGCGAGATGCTGGAGGACGCGCACCCGTCCGCTCGTGCCGGCGCCGCGCGCGCCCTGGGGCAGTTGGGCGCCCGGGAGTACGCCTCCCGCATCATCATGCGTCTGGACGAGGACCCGATGCTCCTGGACGAGGACCCGATGCTCCTGGACGAGGACGTGATACTCGGCCTCTCGGCGGAATGGGAGGCCCTCGTCGCCATGGGCCCCCTGAAGCTTGAGGACGTTGCGCTCCTGGCCTCGGTGAAGGGCAGGAATCCCGCCGGGCGCCCCATGTGGTTGGCGCTGGCGCATGGTCTGGGAGGAGGCGAGCCCCAGGTGGAGCGCGTGCTGCGGTGGCTCGGGTGGCGGTTGTCCACCACGCTTCCCCGGAAGAAGGAACTCTCCCTTGAGGAGGCGCGGGCGACCCTGCGGGCCTTCGCAGAACTCTGGTCGTACGCCAAGAGGTTCCCGCTCCTGGAAGAGGACCTGTCGCGGCAGATCGCGCAGGTGGCCCTCTTCGGCCGAGGCAGGTGGCAGGAGAAGGACCGCGCGTTGCTCGAACTCCACGAGAAGAACCTGAGGGACTCCCAGCCGACGCGGGCGGCGAGTGTGCACACGGCCCTCGATTCCATCCATCGACTGTCCGCGGTGCCGAGGGTGGTGGGGTGGGCCTGGGCGGCGCACGCGGGCTTCTGGCTGCTGCTCATCTTCTTCTACCCCCGCTCGGCGCAGGTGCAGGCCGTGTTCTTCTGGAACCCGTGGGTGCGCAGGATTCTGGGCTTCGGGTACGTGGGCGTGCTGCTCACGTGGTTGCCCTTCCTGCGGCGCCGGCTGCTGGGGCCCTTCCACCGGCTGCTGCTCGCGGATGCCGACCTTGGGCGCTTCTCTCCGGCGGCCTACTTCGAGCGCTCCGAGGTGTGCGTTGTCGCCACGGGACAGCGGAAGCCCCTGCTGCATGCCCTCCCGCGACTGAGGGGCCAAGTGGTGCTGGAGGGGGCCTCGGGGCTGGGCAAGTCGATGTTCATCAAGTATTTGCTGAGCGGCTCGAACGCGCTGGCGGTGTACCTGCCGGCTGAGCGCTGCAAGCAGGGGGTCCTTGAGGCCATCCAAGCGAAGCTGGAAGGCCACGCCCGGGACACCAGCTTCCTGCAGAGCATCATCTACAGCGGGGCGCTGGACATCTACATCGATGGGCTCAACGAGGTGGCGGCGGATACCCGGGCACGCATCGTCCAGTTCGTGGAGCCGAAGTTCCACGGCAACATCCTCCTGGTGACGCAGCGGATGGAGTGGACGCCGCCAGCCACAGCGAGCCTGTACGAGTTGCAGTCACTCACCGAGGAGCAGGTGCGCGAGTTCCTCCTCAGCCGCGAGCCGCTGCTGGAAGGCAGTGCCCGGCTTCGGGGCGCGACCTACCTAGCGGCCTGCGAAAACTTCCTGCTGCTGGCGCTGTCTCCCACTCCCAGGCAGTCGGAGGAGTTGCGCCGGAGTCTGCTGGAGGTGCTCTCCAACCCGATGGACCTCACCGTGGTGGCGCGGATGCTGGCCGAGGGGCACCCGCCGGACCTGTTCCGCCTCCAGCAGCAACAGTACGAGCTGATGGCGCGGGACTATCAGGAGGTGAACCTGGAGGAGTTCCCCCTGGAGGCGTTCGCGGAGGAGGCCTACCGGATGAAGCTCGAGGACCGTGGAGCCATCGCGGAAGAGAAGTTTGGCAAGGAGCTGCTGCGGATGGAGGCCTTCAAGATGGTGGTACGCCGGGAATGGAAGGGCGCCGATGGGATGGAGGGGCGCGAATGGCACTTCCGACACGACAAGCTCCAGGACTTCTTCATCGCCCAGACGTTCCTGGGGCCGGGCAACGCGCGCATCATCGAACACGTGGATGATCCCCGCTTCAGGGGTGTCTACTTTCTGCTGGCGAAGCTGCTCCCTCCCGAGAAGGCCCGGGAGCTGCAGGACCAGCTGGTGGCGCGCGCGGCGGAGACGCACGACCACACCGTGAGCGATGAGTTCGTCAAGCTGGTCGAGGCGAGGCGCCGCGTGGAGCGGGTTCGGACCCCGAGCCAGGGCGCTTCGGATTCCGGCGCACCGGCACCGTAG
- a CDS encoding DUF4412 domain-containing protein has protein sequence MRRVILALAACTAVGTASAKQDGSVEFSATHVIRIPELGQTHVKLYVSNDRMRVESQVWGIESVGLTDLRTGKVVVWIPQKKIATELSALPPGFQGLSALHRMQESEDPCAGRADYTCERLGTERVGGLSAQKWHMVPRNPTQGLREMRVWIAPELGRGHPVRTEDAEGNTMELTDIKLGKQPDSLFEVPAGYRKVDVDSLF, from the coding sequence ATGAGACGAGTCATCCTGGCCCTGGCGGCCTGTACGGCGGTCGGCACCGCGTCCGCGAAGCAGGATGGGTCGGTCGAGTTCTCGGCGACGCACGTCATTCGCATACCGGAGCTGGGGCAGACGCACGTAAAGCTCTACGTGAGCAACGACCGGATGCGGGTGGAATCGCAGGTGTGGGGTATCGAGAGCGTCGGACTGACGGACCTGAGGACCGGCAAGGTGGTGGTATGGATACCTCAAAAGAAGATAGCCACGGAATTGTCCGCCCTCCCGCCCGGATTCCAGGGACTCTCCGCGCTACATCGGATGCAGGAGAGCGAAGACCCCTGCGCCGGCCGGGCGGACTACACTTGCGAGCGGCTGGGCACCGAGCGCGTGGGTGGTCTTTCCGCACAGAAGTGGCACATGGTGCCCAGGAACCCCACCCAGGGACTGAGAGAGATGCGGGTGTGGATCGCCCCCGAACTCGGCCGCGGCCACCCTGTGCGCACGGAGGACGCGGAAGGCAACACCATGGAACTCACCGATATCAAACTGGGCAAGCAGCCCGATTCCCTCTTCGAGGTCCCCGCCGGTTACAGGAAGGTGGATGTGGATAGCCTCTTTTAG